A genome region from Populus alba chromosome 5, ASM523922v2, whole genome shotgun sequence includes the following:
- the LOC118061739 gene encoding persulfide dioxygenase ETHE1 homolog, mitochondrial: MPRIHTLRLPLSNLSLFSSQSQKPRLNNNYRTMMNYTKAASSQAFKNKKLLFRQLFEKDSSTYTYLLADVAHPDKPALLIDPVDKTVDRDLSLVKELGLKLIYAINTHVHADHVTGTGLIKTKVPSVKSIISKASKSKADLLIEAGDKIHFGDLFLEVRATPGHTLGCVTYVTGDGSDQPQPRMAFTGDALLIRGCGRTDFQGGSAHQLYQSVHSQIFSLPKETLIYPAHDYRGFTVSTVGEETQYNPRLTKDEEMFKSIMENLNLPYPKMIDIAVPSNMVCGLQDLSVKPVDASSN, translated from the exons ATGCCTCGAATACATACACTTCGACTCCCTCTCTCCAATCTCTCATTATTCTCTTCACAATCCCAAAAACCCAGACTCAACAACAACTATCGCACAATGATGAATTACACAAAGGCAGCATCGTCTCAGGCCTTCAAGAACAAGAAGCTCTTGTTTCGCCAGCTTTTCGAGAAGGATTCCTCTACTTACACCTATTTGTTGGCTGATGTCGCTCATCCTGATAAACCTGCTCTG TTAATTGACCCAGTTGATAAGACAGTAGACAGGGACCTTTCCCTTGTAAAAGAGCTGGGGTTGAAGTTAATTTATGCTATAAACACCCATGTTCATGCTGATCATGTGACTGGAACTGGCTTGATTAAG ACTAAGGTTCCTTCTGTGAAATCTATTATTTCGAAAGCAAGCAAATCGAAAGCTGATCTTCTCATTGAAGCTGGCGATAAAATTCATTTTGGGGATCTTTTTCTTGAg GTTCGAGCTACTCCGGGTCATACACTGGGTTGTGTCACATATGTTACTGGAGATGGGTCAGATCAGCCTCAACCAAGGATGGCTTTCACCGGAGATGCATTGCTAATTCGTGGATGTGGAAGAACTGATTTTCAG GGCGGAAGTGCACATCAACTCTACCAGTCAGTACATTCACAG ATATTTTCATTGCCCAAGGAAACCTTGATATATCCTGCTCATGATTACCGGGGATTCACT GTCAGCACTGTTGGGGAGGAAACGCAATATAATCCCAGACTGACCAAAGACGAG GAAATGTTCAAGAGTATCATGGAAA ATCTGAATCTTCCATATCCAAAGATGATTGACATAGCTGTTCCTTCAAATATGGTCTGCGGGCTGCAAGATCTGTCTGTGAAGCCTGTTGATGCCTCGTCAAACTAG
- the LOC118061737 gene encoding rRNA (cytosine-C(5))-methyltransferase NOP2C: protein MKKARDLHLLLKTIRRSSTTTTPKMDPSDRYSFSPILRWDPEVENYFIKAYGADHFSIISKALTRPSSYSCVRVNTLKSTSDAVIEKLLEIIKEKGFDGDCHGKEGSGPNENVGSPLEESLKNGPIVKCQIPGLEYVLFVKGTGPHMIDYGYVPGAPPKEVIVGRKCAEAVLRGAQVFVPGVMACSAHVEKGDTVAVSAAIEQRNPNGGWAFGITRGTVLQGLQTDPYYFERNGLYIGQGTATMSRAGLFRASEGIAVDMNNRVFRLPSFYDVLEGEIFLQNLPSIVTAHALDPQKGERILDMCAAPGGKTTAIAILMKDEGELVALDRSHNKVQDIQKLAAEMSLTCITTYKLDVLKAIRQRNEADDININQSSNSLRFHEEKASSSTAEGFNLDKTCEDNVSNAIENGGAYVSKADIRKAKRRMRNGSGRNQCVGGRVENSKGFYPDSFDRVLLDAPCSALGLRPRLFTGEVTIDSLKKHATYQRRMFDQAVKLVRPGGVIVYSTCTINPGENEALVRYALDTYKFLSLASQNPRIGGPGLVGSFESANGRTEEWLRPGEEEFVQRFDPSSSLDTIGFFIAKFSVGSKGV from the exons ATGAAAAAAGCGAGGGATTTGCATTTGCTGCTGAAAACTATCCGCAGAAGCTCTACCACTACCACTCCCAAG ATGGATCCATCGGACCGTTACAGTTTCAGTCCGATTTTACGATGGGACCCTGAGGTCGAGAACTACTTTATTAAAGCCTACGGCGCCGATCATTTCTCTATCATTTCTAAAGCCTTAAC gCGTCCGTCGAGTTATTCTTGTGTTCGTGTAAACACACTAAAGTCAACAAGTGATGCTGTTATTGAGAAGTTGTtggaaattataaaagaaaaggggttTGATGGTGATTGTCACGGTAAGGAAGGATCGGGACCAAATGAAAATGTAGGCAGTCCACTGGAGGAAAGCTTGAAAAATGGCCCCATTGTTAAGTGTCAGATACCAGGTTTAGAGTATGTTTTGTTTGTTAAGGGCACCGGACCGCACATGATTGATTATGGTTATGTACCTGGTGCACCCCCAAAGGAGGTAATTGTCGGTAGAAAATGTGCCGAAGCTGTTCTCCGAGGTGCTCAG GTATTTGTTCCTGGTGTAATGGCTTGTAGCGCTCATGTTGAAAAAGGTGATACAGTTGCAGTTTCAGCTGCTATAGAGCAACGCAATCCTAATGGTGGATGGGCTTTTGGTATAACACGCGGGACTGTTCTACAAGGATTACAAACAG ATCcatattattttgaaagaaatggCTTATATATTGGCCAAGGAACAGCAACGATGTCAAGAGCTGGCTTATTCCGTGCTTCAGAAGGAATTGCTGTGGATATGAATAATCGAGTATTTAGACTGCCTTCTTTTTATG ATGTGCTTGAGGGAGAAATATTTCTTCAGAACTTGCCAAGCATTGTCACTGCTCATGCCTTAG ATCCTCAAAAAGGTGAAAGGATATTGGACATGTGTGCAGCACCAGGAGGGAAGACAACTGCAATTGCAATCCTTATGAAGGATGAAGGAGAGTTGGTTGCACTTGATAGGTCTCATAATAAG GTACAGGATATTCAGAAATTGGCTGCTGAAATGAGCTTGACTTGTATTACAACTTATAAACTGGATGTTCTCAAAGCTATTCGTCAAAGAAATGAAGCAGATGATATAAACATAAATCAAAGTTCTAACTCACTGAGGTTTCACGAGGAGAAAGCATCATCTTCAACTGCTGAAGGGTTTAATCTGGATAAAACATGCGAGGATAATG ttaGCAATGCAATAGAGAATGGGGGAGCTTATGTTAGCAAAGCTGACATCAGGAAGGCTAAGCGAAGAATGCGGAATGGATCAGGAAGGAATCAGTGCGTTGGTGGCAGAGTTGAAAATTCAAAAGGCTTTTACCCTGATAGTTTTGATAGAGTTCTCCTTGATGCTCCCTGCTCTGCTCTTGGTTTGAGACCTAGGCTTTTTACTGGCGAG GTAACAATAGACTCTCTAAAAAAACACGCAACGTATCAAAGGAGAATGTTTGACCAGGCTGTTAAACTAGTTCGCCCTGGTGGTGTGATTGTGTATTCAAC ATGTACGATAAACCCTGGTGAGAATGAAGCTTTGGTTCGATATGCTTTGGATACATATAAATTCCTCTCCTTAGCATCACAG AATCCGAGAATTGGAGGACCTGGCCTTGTTGGCTCTTTTGAATCTGCTAATGGACGCACAGA GGAGTGGTTAAGACCCGGCGAGGAGGAATTTGTTCAGAGGTTCGATCCATCGTCTTCCCTGGATACAATTGGCTTTTTCATAGCCAAGTTTTCTGTTGGCTCCAAAGGCGTTTGA
- the LOC118061738 gene encoding uncharacterized protein, protein MDSPDSLSNIRGDFEFEELEITEHDGALLRDLLQETKIEVGGDGADIKESLEVKNDSEVRVDMQAFFEQNSTLLQEVEAMMEVDPAFPYEEITPWYVDDIAGMVEFGDIGDALQLSDEEFFYGSLWQD, encoded by the coding sequence ATGGATTCTCCAGACAGTTTAAGCAATATTAGAGGTGATTTTGAATTCGAAGAATTGGAAATTACAGAGCATGATGGTGCCCTCCTAAGGGACTTGCTCCAAGAGACGAAAATTGAGGTTGGTGGTGATGGAGCAGACATTAAAGAATCCTTGGAGGTGAAGAATGATTCCGAGGTGAGAGTAGATATGCAGGCCTTCTTCGAGCAAAACTCTACTCTCCTCCAGGAAGTCGAGGCTATGATGGAGGTGGATCCAGCATTCCCATATGAAGAAATCACTCCATGGTACGTAGATGACATTGCTGGGATGGTTGAATTCGGCGATATTGGAGACGCTTTACAGCTCTCCGATGAAGAGTTCTTTTATGGGAGCTTGTGGCAGGATTAG
- the LOC118061734 gene encoding GDSL esterase/lipase At2g42990: MAYMWITGLILFLIQILTLLVPECSAKVPAIIVFGDSSVDSGNNNFISTIAKSNFAPYGRDFPGGSATGRFCNGRLPPDFLSQAFGLKPAIPAYLDPMYNIQDFATGVCFASAGSGYDSATADVLGVIPLWQELENYEDYQRRMKAYIGAKKAEEIITEALYIMSLGTNDFLENYYTIPGRRSQFTIQQYQDFLIGLAEDFVKKLYALGARKLSLTGLSPMGCLPLERATNFMHPNSCVKEYNDLASQFNGKLNQLVAKLNGELPGMKVLFSNPYDLLLQIITAPSLYGFENAEVGCCGSGTFEMGIMCTRDHPLTCTDADKYVFWDAFHLTDRTNQIISAYLFKDLKSKFL, translated from the exons ATGGCATACATGTGGATCACAGGGCTAATTCTCTTCTTAATACAAATCCTAACACTACTAGTTCCTGAATGTAGCGCAAAAGTTCCAGCCATCATAGTGTTCGGGGACTCATCTGTGGATTCAGGGAACAACAATTTTATTTCCACAATTGCGAAGAGCAATTTTGCACCTTACGGCCGTGATTTTCCAGGGGGTAGTGCCACCGGACGATTCTGCAATGGCCGCCTTCCTCCTGACTTCCTCTCTCAGGCTTTTGGCCTCAAGCCAGCTATACCTGCCTATTTGGATCCAATGTATAACATACAAGATTTTGCTACTGGTGTTTGCTTTGCTTCTGCTGGAAGTGGCTATGACAGTGCCACTGCTGATGTGCTA GGAGTGATCCCTTTGTGGCAAGAGCTGGAGAACTACGAGGACTATCAAAGGAGAATGAAAGCCTATATTGGTGCCAAGAAAGCGGAGGAAATAATAACAGAGGCTTTATATATAATGAGCTTAGGAACAAATGACTTCTTGGAAAACTACTACACCATCCCTGGCCGAAGATCACAATTCACGATCCAGCAATACCAGGATTTCCTCATCGGACTTGCTGAGGACTTTGTAAAGAAACTTTATGCTCTTGGAGCTCGGAAATTATCCCTTACAGGGCTTTCTCCAATGGGGTGTTTGCCACTGGAGAGAGCTACGAATTTTATGCATCCTAACAGCTGTGTGAAGGAATACAACGATCTTGCTTCACAATTTAATGGAAAATTGAACCAATTGGTGGCAAAACTGAACGGTGAACTTCCCGGAATGAAAGTGTTGTTTTCAAATCCATACGACTTACTGTTGCAAATCATCACAGCACCCTCACTGTATG GATTTGAGAACGCAGAAGTAGGATGTTGTGGCTCAGGAACATTTGAGATGGGAATCATGTGCACTCGAGACCATCCACTTACATGCACAGATGCCGACAAATATGTATTTTGGGACGCCTTTCATCTCACTGACAgaacaaatcaaataatttcGGCATATTTATTCAAGGATCTTAAGTCAAAATTTCTTTGA